In Chryseobacterium camelliae, one DNA window encodes the following:
- a CDS encoding MFS transporter has translation MKNFNIKAVLFLNYFVFAILLNSVGTVILQVQQNFGISKSHASVLEGFKDLPIAICSFILASFLPKIGIRNSMLAALLMVTCMCFIMPFANAFWFFKLLFAVVGVSFALIKISVFTSIGLVTTNDKEHASFMGYLEGFFMIGVLMGNVVFSLFTDDHDPGSTHWLNVYWVLGGLSALSFIFLFFSKLDEHEAKSEKTDLIGDLRNSVSLFSYKKVLFFLLCAFLFVLVEQSFQTWTPTFYKEILKVPTSMSIQAGAVLAGAFALGRFLSGFFSKRFSWIYVVSFCVVGFAVSILLVLPLTHHVHIDAGTTWFNAPVVVYLFPLMGGLLAPIYPSINSVILASIPKYLHSSMSGLIVVFSAIGGTIGSMITGFVFQEFSGQQAFYLSLIPLSLLIFSAVIMNKLKIQPKN, from the coding sequence ATGAAAAATTTCAACATCAAAGCCGTCTTATTTTTAAATTATTTTGTCTTTGCCATCCTTCTGAATTCGGTGGGAACTGTGATTTTGCAGGTGCAGCAGAACTTTGGAATTTCTAAGTCCCATGCAAGTGTGCTGGAGGGTTTCAAAGACCTGCCGATCGCTATCTGCTCATTCATCCTGGCGTCTTTTCTTCCGAAGATAGGAATCCGGAATTCCATGCTGGCTGCTTTGCTGATGGTCACATGCATGTGCTTCATCATGCCTTTTGCCAATGCCTTCTGGTTTTTTAAACTTTTATTTGCTGTGGTAGGAGTATCTTTCGCGTTGATCAAGATTTCAGTTTTCACATCTATCGGACTGGTAACCACTAATGATAAAGAACATGCCAGTTTCATGGGATATCTGGAAGGGTTTTTCATGATTGGCGTATTGATGGGAAATGTGGTATTTAGTCTGTTTACGGATGACCATGATCCCGGATCAACCCATTGGCTGAATGTATACTGGGTTCTGGGAGGGCTTTCCGCTTTATCATTCATATTCCTGTTTTTCTCAAAACTGGATGAGCATGAAGCAAAAAGTGAGAAAACCGATCTTATCGGAGATTTAAGGAACAGTGTAAGCTTGTTCAGTTATAAAAAAGTACTGTTTTTCCTGCTTTGTGCATTCCTTTTTGTTTTGGTGGAACAAAGCTTCCAGACCTGGACACCGACTTTTTACAAAGAGATTTTAAAGGTACCGACCTCCATGAGTATCCAGGCAGGAGCGGTTCTGGCAGGAGCCTTTGCATTGGGGAGGTTTCTCTCGGGATTTTTCTCTAAAAGATTCAGCTGGATCTATGTAGTTTCTTTCTGTGTGGTAGGGTTTGCGGTAAGCATCCTGCTGGTATTGCCTTTAACGCATCATGTGCATATCGATGCCGGGACAACATGGTTCAATGCTCCTGTGGTTGTGTACCTTTTTCCTTTGATGGGAGGTTTGCTGGCACCTATTTATCCGAGCATCAACTCTGTGATATTGGCTTCCATTCCTAAATACCTGCATAGTTCAATGTCCGGGCTGATCGTGGTTTTTTCTGCCATAGGAGGAACGATAGGATCTATGATCACCGGATTTGTATTTCAGGAATTCAGCGGACAGCAGGCTTTTTACCTTTCGCTAATCCCGCTTTCCCTTCTCATTTTTTCTGCCGTGATCATGAACAAATTAAAAATACAACCTAAAAATTAA
- a CDS encoding AraC family transcriptional regulator, whose product MKVAFERIIPDEKNSFRTLHNTVPISGFRWEYHYHPEIELVYVVAGSGTRHVGYHKSNYTDGDLVLIGSNIPHSGFGLNSIDPHEEIVLQFKEEILQFPPQEVESRSIKDLLELSKYGILFHQNIKNDILPKLKLMVETEGYKRYLMLLEILFELSQCTDYDLLNKEIMPYTIISKNKTRLENIFTFVEHHYDQEINIEEVAMLANLTLPAFCNFFKKATQITFTEFVNRYRINKACLMMAQDKTISECSYSCGFNNVTYFNRMFKKYTEKTPSEFMKNFSHNKINMDLNPEKEAKARVGF is encoded by the coding sequence ATGAAAGTTGCTTTTGAGCGAATTATTCCCGATGAAAAGAACTCTTTCCGCACGCTGCACAATACTGTTCCTATTTCAGGATTCCGTTGGGAATACCATTACCATCCTGAAATCGAACTGGTCTATGTAGTTGCCGGAAGCGGAACCCGGCATGTAGGATACCATAAAAGCAATTATACAGACGGAGATCTGGTTTTAATCGGTTCTAATATCCCGCATTCCGGATTCGGACTGAATTCGATTGATCCGCACGAGGAAATTGTGCTTCAGTTCAAGGAAGAGATCCTCCAGTTTCCCCCGCAGGAAGTTGAATCCAGATCCATCAAAGACCTTCTGGAACTGTCCAAATACGGCATTCTTTTTCATCAGAATATCAAAAATGACATCCTTCCCAAACTGAAGCTGATGGTGGAAACAGAAGGCTACAAAAGATATCTGATGCTGCTGGAAATTCTGTTTGAGCTTTCACAGTGTACTGATTATGATCTCCTAAACAAAGAAATCATGCCCTACACGATCATTTCCAAAAACAAAACCCGACTGGAAAATATTTTCACCTTCGTTGAACATCATTATGACCAGGAAATCAATATCGAAGAAGTAGCTATGCTGGCGAACCTTACCCTGCCGGCTTTTTGTAATTTTTTCAAAAAAGCCACACAGATCACATTTACGGAATTCGTAAACCGTTACCGCATCAATAAGGCATGCCTGATGATGGCCCAGGATAAGACGATTTCAGAATGCAGCTACAGCTGCGGTTTTAATAATGTCACCTATTTCAACAGGATGTTCAAAAAGTATACTGAGAAAACCCCTTCAGAGTTCATGAAAAACTTTTCGCATAACAAAATAAATATGGACTTAAATCCTGAAAAAGAAGCGAAAGCCAGAGTTGGTTTCTGA